One window of Trifolium pratense cultivar HEN17-A07 linkage group LG5, ARS_RC_1.1, whole genome shotgun sequence genomic DNA carries:
- the LOC123885609 gene encoding probable transcription factor At4g00390 produces MAPKKRPTSPLEDDQKPSTQKQPEDKVAHEEEDEDDSSEEEEEEEGSSSEEEEEEEEKDQSQTASKNPPPSTPISNPKPASESESESGSESETDSQPEPTPPLNPKVVKPDASKPMKAQPKAQTQAQTYSILARSGTKRAAENENDSNRSKKKTTAVAVTTGGDSNDENENETEKDVKLTGEDSKKSTQRLFSEQDELTILKGLADFISKTKKDPLKDALAFHSFVKKSLSAEASSAQLKRKVRTLKKKFETSDSFTKPHDKKAFKLFKKVWGNTSANEAEENGKITKGAKKELVISNKKEAAKVKTVVDNSLIVSELFRFGVFAGSSVLNKDAMERLLELIEESKRVEFVEKWKQVQIAEMELLVRRSQLAKEQSNLLLQALKKSSK; encoded by the coding sequence ATGGCACCAAAGAAACGCCCCACTTCTCCTCTCGAGGATGATCAGAAACCTTCAACCCAAAAGCAACCAGAAGACAAAGTAGCTcacgaagaagaagatgaagatgattcatccgaagaagaagaagaagaagaaggttcatcatctgaagaagaagaagaagaagaagaaaaagatcaATCTCAAACCGCTTCCAAAAACCCTCCACCTTCTACTCCTATCTCAAACCCTAAACCGGCTTCTGAATCTGAATCCGAATCTGGATCAGAATCCGAAACTGATTCCCAACCAGAACCAACTCCACCTCTTAACCCCAAAGTTGTTAAACCAGACGCTTCCAAGCCAATGAAGGCCCAACCAAAGGCCCAAACCCAGGCCCAAACATATTCTATACTAGCCAGATCTGGAACTAAACGTGCCGCTGAAAACGAAAATGACTCAAACCGTTCAAAGAAGAAAACAACCGCCGTTGCCGTCACCACCGGTGGTGATTCCAACGACGAGAATGAGAATGAGACTGAGAAAGACGTGAAATTGACTGGTGAAGACTCAAAGAAGAGTACTCAGAGACTTTTCAGCGAACAAGATGAGCTTACTATTCTCAAAGGACTCGCTGATTTCATTTCCAAAACTAAAAAGGATCCGTTGAAGGATGCATTGGCATTTCATAGTTTTGTGAAGAAATCGCTTAGCGCTGAAGCTAGCAGCGCACAATTGAAGAGGAAGGTTCGTACATTGAAGAAGAAGTTTGAAACTAGTGACAGTTTCACTAAACCACATGATAAGAAAGCGTTCAAGCTTTTCAAGAAGGTTTGGGGTAATACTAGTGCAAATGAAGCTGAAGAAAATGGAAAAATTACAAAGGGTGCTAAGAAAGAATTAGTTATATCTAATAAGAAGGAAGCTGCAAAAGTGAAAACTGTTGTTGATAATAGTTTGATTGTGAGTGAACTGTTTCGTTTTGGTGTTTTTGCTGGTTCGTCTGTTTTGAATAAGGATGCTATGGAAAGGTTGTTGGAATTGATCGAGGAATCGAAGAGGGTTGAATTCGTGGAAAAGTGGAAGCAGGTTCAAATTGCTGAAATGGAGTTGCTTGTGAGACGTTCACAGCTGGCTAAGGAACAATCTAACTTGTTATTGCAGGCACTCAAGAAATCAAGCAAGTAG